One genomic segment of Mangifera indica cultivar Alphonso chromosome 6, CATAS_Mindica_2.1, whole genome shotgun sequence includes these proteins:
- the LOC123218559 gene encoding cationic amino acid transporter 1-like — protein MVSENGPKKRGCGCSKQDFLPEESFQSWGNYLKALSSTKTRLKDRLLARSDDNLELREMRGRSHNEMKKSLNWWDLIWFGIGAVMGAGIFVLTGEAARNYAGPAVTVSYLISGLSALLSVFCYTEFSVELPVAGGSFAYLRVELGDFMAYIAAGNILFEYVVAGASVARSWTSYFATLCNHNPDSFRLNMSSFAADYSHLDPIAVIVSIAVCVGACLSMKGAARFNSIATIIHLIILLFIFITGLTQANPANYGNFAPNGVRGILKASAALFFAYVGFDGVATLGEEIKNPGRDIPIGLIGSMVITILTYCMLSATLCLMQPFNQIDVDAPFTIAFQAAGMNWAKYIVALGALKGMTTVLLANIVGQARYFTHIGRTHLAPPILAVINGKTGTPVNATVVMTIANSIVAFFTSLDVLSNLLSISTLFIFTLVAIALLVRRYYVAGETSKSDRCKLIGFLALIIGASIASSALWALNQNGWIGYTVTVPIWFLATLGLQLTVKQARKPKLWGVPLLPWPPSACIAANIFIMGSIDGPSFMRFIIWTCILLVYYLFIALHASYDAAKDTMEAADASLESNI, from the coding sequence ATGGTGAGTGAGAATGGCCCCAAGAAGAGAGGATGTGGATGCAGCAAGCAAGATTTCTTGCCAGAGGAATCATTCCAGAGCTGGGGAAACTATCTAAAGGCCTTGTCCAGCACCAAAACAAGGCTTAAAGATCGGCTCCTAGCGCGGTCTGATGACAACCTTGAGCTACGCGAAATGCGAGGTCGCAGTCATAATGAGATGAAGAAAAGCCTCAACTGGTGGGATCTCATTTGGTTTGGCATTGGTGCTGTGATGGGTGCTGGCATTTTTGTCCTCACTGGTGAAGCTGCTAGGAATTATGCAGGTCCTGCTGTCACTGTTTCTTATCTTATATCAGGTTTATCTGCATTGCTATCTGTCTTCTGTTACACTGAGTTTTCGGTTGAGTTGCCAGTGGCCGGAGGGTCATTTGCCTATCTGAGAGTGGAGCTTGGTGACTTTATGGCTTACATTGCTGCTGGAAACATTCTGTTTGAGTATGTAGTTGCCGGTGCTAGCGTGGCCAGGTCCTGGACTTCATATTTTGCTACCTTGTGCAACCACAATCCCGACAGTTTCCGATTAAATATGTCATCTTTTGCTGCAGATTACAGTCATTTAGACCCAATTGCAGTTATTGTCTCAATTGCTGTTTGTGTTGGCGCTTGTTTAAGCATGAAAGGGGCAGCTCGATTCAACTCCATTGCCACTATTATTCATCTCATAATCTTgcttttcatcttcatcactgGTCTTACACAAGCTAATCCCGCCAATTATGGAAACTTTGCACCCAATGGTGTTCGCGGTATTCTAAAAGCTTCAGCTGCCCTCTTCTTCGCTTATGTTGGGTTCGATGGAGTTGCAACTCTGGGTGAGGAGATTAAAAACCCCGGTAGAGATATCCCAATTGGTCTAATCGGTTCCATGGTGATAACCATATTAACTTATTGCATGCTTTCTGCAACATTGTGCCTTATGCAGCCTTTCAATCAGATTGATGTTGACGCTCCCTTCACCATTGCATTTCAAGCTGCTGGCATGAACTGGGCTAAGTACATCGTTGCCTTGGGTGCATTGAAGGGTATGACCACTGTCTTGCTGGCTAACATTGTTGGCCAAGCTCGGTACTTCACTCACATCGGACGCACACATTTGGCACCACCGATTCTTGCAGTCATCAATGGGAAAACTGGGACACCAGTTAATGCCACAGTTGTCATGACCATTGCAAACTCCATAGTGGCATTTTTCACTAGCTTAGATGTATTATCAAACCTCCTTTCAATTTCGACCTTGTTCATCTTTACACTCGTCGCCATTGCACTGCTAGTAAGGAGATATTATGTTGCAGGCGAAACTTCCAAATCTGACAGATGTAAGCTCATTGGTTTCCTGGCTCTGATAATAGGAGCTTCTATTGCTTCATCAGCTCTTTGGGCACTAAACCAAAATGGGTGGATTGGCTACACAGTAACAGTGCCAATTTGGTTCTTGGCTACACTTGGCTTGCAACTTACAGTGAAGCAAGCAAGGAAACCAAAGTTGTGGGGAGTACCCTTACTTCCATGGCCGCCATCAGCTTGCATTGCTGCAAATATTTTCATCATGGGTTCCATCGATGGCCCCTCATTCATGAGATTCATTATCTGGACATGTATCTTATTGGTTTACTACCTCTTCATTGCACTTCATGCATCGTATGATGCAGCTAAAGATACTATGGAGGCAGCTGATGCATCTCTTGAATCAAACATTTGA